One genomic window of Ilyobacter polytropus DSM 2926 includes the following:
- the upp gene encoding uracil phosphoribosyltransferase, translating to MAIVEVNHPLIQHKLTFLRNKDTDTKTFRETLNEIAGLMTYEATKELKLEETEVETPLMKTKSYILPDKAVAVVPILRAGLGMVDGILALVPTAKVGHIGVYRNEETLEPVYYYCKLPTDIAERKVILVDPMLATGGSAIYAIDYLKENGVTDITFMCLVAAPEGLAKVIKKHPDVDIYAAKIDQGLDENGYIYPGLGDCGDRIFGTK from the coding sequence ATGGCGATAGTAGAAGTAAATCATCCGCTGATTCAGCACAAGCTAACTTTTTTGAGAAACAAAGATACTGACACAAAAACTTTTAGAGAAACTCTGAATGAAATAGCAGGTCTTATGACTTATGAGGCTACAAAAGAACTAAAGTTGGAAGAAACAGAGGTGGAAACTCCTTTGATGAAGACAAAGTCTTATATCCTTCCAGACAAGGCAGTTGCAGTTGTACCTATTCTTAGAGCAGGTCTAGGAATGGTAGACGGAATATTAGCTCTTGTTCCTACTGCAAAAGTAGGGCATATAGGTGTGTATAGAAATGAAGAAACACTAGAGCCTGTATACTACTATTGCAAGCTTCCTACAGATATAGCCGAGAGAAAGGTAATTCTTGTAGACCCTATGCTTGCAACAGGTGGATCTGCAATTTATGCAATAGATTACCTTAAGGAAAACGGAGTAACAGACATAACTTTCATGTGTCTTGTAGCTGCACCAGAAGGACTTGCAAAGGTTATAAAAAAACATCCAGATGTGGATATCTACGCTGCAAAGATCGATCAGGGACTAGATGAAAATGGATATATATATCCAGGTCTCGGAGACTGCGGAGACAGAATATTCGGAACTAAATAA
- a CDS encoding NUDIX hydrolase yields the protein MNYSEILKKLEYKDSTIISRDKYFNSAVMAVICKIDGEEYFVLQKRAKNIRQGGEISFPGGQYEESDISFLETAIRETEEELGISREKIKVLGKIGTLIIATGVIVESYAGIIEIDSIEEFKINKDEVERLLFVPLKFFMENKPRIERITIKFHPYYEENGVVKEFPAKELGLPERYFKPWEGKPRQVYFYSYDGEAIWGITAEIIIEVTNMLREIEVEKSMGIL from the coding sequence ATGAATTACAGTGAGATATTGAAAAAACTTGAATATAAAGACAGTACAATCATATCCCGGGACAAGTATTTTAATTCTGCAGTTATGGCGGTTATCTGTAAGATAGACGGAGAGGAATATTTTGTCCTTCAAAAAAGGGCCAAGAATATAAGGCAGGGAGGAGAGATAAGTTTTCCCGGGGGACAATATGAAGAGAGTGACATCAGTTTTTTAGAGACTGCAATAAGGGAAACTGAAGAGGAACTCGGGATTTCAAGGGAAAAAATAAAAGTATTGGGCAAGATCGGAACCTTGATTATTGCCACAGGTGTGATAGTAGAATCATATGCCGGAATAATAGAAATTGACAGTATAGAGGAGTTTAAAATAAACAAAGATGAGGTGGAAAGGCTTCTCTTTGTCCCACTGAAATTCTTTATGGAAAATAAGCCTAGAATAGAGAGAATAACAATAAAATTTCATCCTTATTATGAAGAAAACGGTGTGGTGAAAGAGTTTCCTGCAAAGGAGCTAGGACTTCCAGAGAGATATTTTAAGCCCTGGGAAGGGAAACCTAGACAGGTATATTTTTACAGCTATGACGGAGAAGCTATCTGGGGAATCACAGCTGAAATAATAATAGAAGTAACAAATATGCTAAGAGAAATTGAAGTTGAGAAATCTATGGGTATATTGTAA
- a CDS encoding IMPACT family protein, translating into MQTVEKECYIEFEEKRSKFIGYIKPVSSKEEAENFIDNIKGKHPDATHNCSAYKVTENGQEYYKVDDDGEPGGTAGKPIGEIMNLLDVDNLVVVVTRYFGGIKLGAGGLVRNYAKAAKLAVQESGVIEYVHLKKYVADFSYDKVNEVEGIINSSGGKILEKEFMDKVTFRIMIKDETESLLKEVRGLVIFEI; encoded by the coding sequence ATGCAGACAGTTGAAAAAGAGTGTTATATAGAGTTTGAGGAAAAAAGATCCAAGTTTATAGGATATATAAAGCCTGTTTCTTCAAAAGAAGAGGCGGAAAATTTTATAGATAACATAAAAGGAAAACATCCTGATGCCACTCATAACTGTAGTGCCTACAAGGTTACAGAAAATGGTCAGGAATACTATAAGGTAGATGATGACGGTGAACCGGGAGGGACTGCAGGGAAGCCTATAGGGGAGATTATGAATCTTTTGGATGTGGATAATCTGGTGGTAGTTGTAACTAGGTATTTCGGAGGGATAAAACTCGGTGCAGGGGGACTTGTGAGAAATTATGCCAAAGCGGCTAAGCTAGCAGTCCAGGAATCAGGGGTAATAGAGTATGTGCATTTAAAAAAATATGTAGCTGATTTTTCTTATGACAAGGTAAATGAAGTAGAGGGAATCATAAATTCTTCAGGGGGCAAGATTCTAGAAAAAGAGTTTATGGACAAGGTAACATTCAGAATTATGATAAAAGATGAAACAGAGTCTCTTTTAAAAGAGGTAAGGGGACTTGTGATATTTGAAATATAA
- the rfaE2 gene encoding D-glycero-beta-D-manno-heptose 1-phosphate adenylyltransferase, with protein MKRVLERKEAAELVCKIKKEGKKAVFTNGCFDILHVGHLRYLNEAKDQGDILIVGVNSDESVRRLKGPTRPINSQEDRAEMLTGLKAVDYAVIFTEDTPVEIIDELKPSIHVKGGDYKKEELPETVVVERNGGEVRILTLVDGKSTSNVVNKIMDKKQ; from the coding sequence TTGAAGAGAGTATTAGAGAGAAAAGAAGCAGCAGAATTGGTATGTAAAATAAAAAAAGAAGGAAAGAAAGCCGTATTTACAAATGGTTGTTTTGATATACTTCATGTGGGACACCTTAGATATTTAAATGAGGCGAAGGATCAGGGGGATATTTTAATAGTAGGAGTAAACTCAGATGAATCAGTAAGAAGACTAAAGGGACCTACAAGACCTATAAACTCACAGGAAGACAGGGCAGAGATGCTTACCGGACTAAAGGCTGTGGACTATGCAGTTATTTTTACTGAGGATACCCCTGTAGAGATAATAGATGAGCTAAAACCATCTATCCATGTAAAGGGAGGAGATTATAAAAAAGAAGAACTTCCTGAGACAGTGGTAGTGGAAAGAAACGGAGGAGAGGTAAGAATACTTACTCTTGTAGATGGTAAATCTACCAGCAATGTGGTAAATAAGATCATGGATAAAAAGCAGTAG
- a CDS encoding monomeric [FeFe] hydrogenase → MRNFVFNKAMELRRDTLKTIVSLYEKDQLREKFPKIVREILPGDNPVYRNNIYREREILKQRIKIYLDFDYEKTRDLELFELVNHLDSKFFYKKDELRGKHKYVRVIKEACDVCPSGKYYATDLCRNCIAHNCTNVCPRDAIVFDDGRAKIIPEKCIGCGLCAKSCDYYAIVKLERPCERACTLNAITKDENGAADINKDKCVACGACHVACPFGAIESPTQILDVVHTIKNQDEVIAIYAPAIVSQFGHTVSPGKIKSLFKKLGFSDAMEVAVGADMVAEEEVEILRENPGKMTTSCCPSFYSYIKKHQPEMEKYISHAPSPMAKLAEHLKEKYPNKKIAFIGPCIAKKMEADKYNVLKEKKVVDYVLTFTDVAAWIEARELDVATLPEDDILGTSFGWGFAHTGGVANAVAEKLDQDVKVIHMNGLAEGKESFVAFEKSGDYTLLEGMGCRGGCIAGPSILQNPKVARVMLMKVGSKK, encoded by the coding sequence ATGCGTAACTTTGTATTCAACAAAGCAATGGAACTTCGAAGAGACACTTTAAAAACCATTGTATCTCTCTACGAAAAGGACCAACTTAGAGAAAAGTTTCCTAAAATCGTAAGAGAGATTCTCCCAGGAGACAACCCTGTTTACAGAAACAACATCTACAGAGAGAGAGAGATTCTTAAACAGAGAATCAAAATTTATCTTGATTTTGATTATGAAAAGACTAGAGATCTTGAGCTTTTTGAACTTGTAAACCACTTAGATTCAAAATTTTTCTATAAAAAAGATGAACTAAGGGGAAAACATAAGTATGTTAGAGTGATTAAAGAAGCCTGTGATGTCTGTCCATCTGGAAAATATTATGCCACAGATCTTTGCAGAAACTGTATTGCCCATAACTGTACCAATGTATGCCCAAGGGATGCTATAGTCTTTGATGATGGAAGAGCAAAAATAATCCCTGAAAAATGTATTGGTTGTGGTCTTTGTGCAAAATCATGTGACTACTATGCAATTGTAAAACTAGAAAGACCTTGTGAAAGAGCCTGTACACTTAACGCCATCACAAAAGATGAAAACGGTGCGGCAGATATCAACAAGGATAAATGTGTGGCCTGCGGTGCCTGTCATGTGGCCTGTCCATTCGGAGCCATAGAATCACCTACCCAGATTTTAGACGTAGTGCATACCATAAAAAACCAGGATGAGGTTATCGCAATATACGCCCCGGCAATAGTATCTCAGTTCGGACATACTGTTTCTCCAGGAAAAATAAAGTCCTTATTCAAGAAACTTGGTTTCTCAGATGCAATGGAAGTAGCTGTCGGAGCAGATATGGTTGCAGAGGAAGAGGTAGAGATTCTAAGAGAGAATCCTGGAAAAATGACAACATCATGCTGCCCTTCTTTTTATAGCTATATAAAGAAACATCAGCCTGAAATGGAAAAATATATCTCCCATGCACCATCTCCTATGGCAAAACTGGCAGAGCATCTAAAAGAAAAATACCCAAATAAAAAAATCGCATTTATCGGACCATGCATTGCAAAAAAAATGGAAGCCGACAAATATAATGTTTTAAAAGAGAAAAAAGTTGTGGATTACGTACTAACTTTTACCGATGTAGCCGCATGGATAGAGGCTAGAGAACTTGATGTAGCAACACTCCCTGAAGATGATATCCTAGGGACTTCCTTTGGATGGGGATTTGCCCATACTGGAGGAGTTGCAAATGCAGTTGCAGAAAAGTTGGATCAAGACGTAAAGGTAATCCATATGAACGGACTAGCAGAAGGAAAAGAAAGCTTCGTAGCCTTTGAAAAATCTGGAGACTATACTCTTCTTGAGGGAATGGGATGTCGTGGTGGATGTATTGCCGGACCTTCTATTTTACAGAACCCTAAAGTTGCAAGGGTTATGCTCATGAAGGTTGGATCTAAAAAATAA
- the malQ gene encoding 4-alpha-glucanotransferase, whose amino-acid sequence MEFQRSSGIIMHISSLHGKYGIGDLGRPAYEFVDFMADAGQKLWQILPMGPTGYGDSPYQSFSAFAGNHYFIDMEALVEKGFIEQDDLANLVNGNIEGSVDFGLVHREKMKLLRKAYNGYLQAEQWEDMEVFKKKSEYWIEDYCLFMALKKNFGYKQWQKWPKDYRYKKKSVIKETEMDLCYEMEFHLFLQYVFYEQWQKLKNYANSKDIKIIGDIPIFVAPDSVDAWSKSKMFLFDKYKRPKKLSGAPPDMFSKDGQFWGNPLYDWDYMEKRGYRWWLERVKNSFNLYDTIRIDHFRGFESFWTVRYGRKTARKGRWEKGPGMKLFGKINRTLGELPIIAEDLGFLTPKVRKLLKDSGYPGMKILEFAFDTNSENEYLPHRYPENCVAYTGTHDNDTVIGWYRGLDNFHRGICERYLGNMPEVESEEINWRCIEAIWSSRAIMTITQMQDVIGLGSEARMNFPATSWGNWKWRMKKEDLKKEKALRLKRITEKYNR is encoded by the coding sequence ATGGAATTTCAGAGAAGCAGCGGGATAATAATGCATATAAGCTCTCTTCACGGAAAATATGGTATAGGGGATCTGGGAAGACCAGCCTATGAGTTTGTGGATTTTATGGCAGATGCAGGGCAGAAGTTGTGGCAGATTTTACCAATGGGACCAACTGGATACGGTGACTCTCCATACCAGTCTTTTTCGGCCTTTGCAGGGAATCATTATTTTATAGATATGGAAGCTCTTGTGGAAAAAGGGTTTATCGAACAAGATGATTTGGCTAACTTAGTGAATGGGAATATAGAGGGAAGTGTGGATTTTGGACTGGTACATCGCGAAAAAATGAAACTATTGAGAAAGGCATACAACGGCTATCTTCAGGCTGAACAGTGGGAAGATATGGAAGTATTTAAGAAAAAATCTGAATACTGGATAGAGGACTACTGTCTTTTTATGGCTTTAAAGAAAAATTTTGGCTATAAGCAGTGGCAAAAATGGCCTAAAGACTATAGATATAAGAAAAAATCTGTTATAAAAGAGACAGAGATGGATCTTTGCTATGAGATGGAATTTCACCTTTTTCTTCAGTATGTTTTCTATGAACAATGGCAGAAACTCAAAAATTACGCCAATTCTAAAGATATAAAGATTATAGGGGATATTCCTATCTTTGTGGCTCCAGACAGCGTTGATGCGTGGTCCAAGAGCAAGATGTTTTTGTTTGATAAATACAAAAGACCAAAAAAATTATCTGGAGCTCCCCCTGATATGTTTAGCAAAGACGGACAGTTCTGGGGAAATCCTCTGTACGACTGGGATTATATGGAAAAAAGAGGTTACAGATGGTGGCTAGAAAGGGTAAAAAACTCCTTTAATCTATACGATACAATAAGAATAGATCACTTCAGGGGTTTTGAGTCTTTCTGGACGGTGAGATACGGAAGAAAAACCGCAAGAAAAGGCCGGTGGGAAAAAGGGCCTGGCATGAAGTTATTTGGAAAGATAAACAGAACCTTAGGAGAACTTCCTATAATAGCAGAAGATCTGGGGTTTTTAACTCCTAAGGTGAGAAAACTTCTAAAGGACAGTGGATATCCTGGGATGAAAATACTGGAATTTGCCTTTGATACAAACAGTGAAAATGAATATCTTCCTCACAGATATCCGGAAAATTGTGTGGCTTATACTGGAACTCATGACAATGATACAGTTATAGGCTGGTATAGGGGACTCGATAATTTTCACAGGGGAATATGTGAAAGGTATCTGGGAAATATGCCTGAAGTGGAATCAGAGGAGATAAACTGGAGATGTATAGAGGCTATATGGAGCTCTAGGGCGATTATGACCATAACTCAGATGCAGGATGTAATAGGATTGGGAAGTGAAGCAAGAATGAATTTTCCTGCAACATCCTGGGGAAACTGGAAGTGGAGGATGAAAAAAGAGGACTTGAAAAAAGAGAAAGCTCTAAGATTGAAAAGAATAACTGAGAAATACAATCGATAA
- the tsaB gene encoding tRNA (adenosine(37)-N6)-threonylcarbamoyltransferase complex dimerization subunit type 1 TsaB: MLALAIDTSTKSGTVALYHKEKGLVAELNLNVNLNHSDTVMSAIDALFELSGNSIKDIERIAVSIGPGSFTGIRVGVGTAKGLAYSLKVPLVGINELDAIANLAPRTYKKIISLIDARKERVYYAEYAYNSKDRLERKTDYKDGELRGILDEYRGEEVLFLGDGSIHYRELIKDIMGDKCFFTSNSLSLPRASVMAEICFDMPEDNVFRLEPFYLSKTQAERNREKNKN; encoded by the coding sequence ATGTTGGCTTTAGCAATTGATACATCTACAAAGTCTGGAACAGTGGCTTTATACCATAAGGAAAAGGGCCTTGTAGCTGAACTGAACCTAAATGTAAATCTGAATCACTCTGATACAGTGATGAGTGCCATAGACGCACTTTTTGAGCTTTCGGGAAACAGTATAAAAGACATAGAAAGAATAGCAGTGAGTATAGGTCCAGGATCTTTTACCGGGATAAGAGTGGGAGTAGGGACTGCAAAGGGCCTAGCTTATTCACTAAAAGTTCCTTTAGTGGGAATAAATGAACTAGATGCAATAGCAAATCTGGCGCCACGTACATATAAAAAGATAATATCTTTGATAGATGCCAGGAAAGAAAGGGTCTATTATGCAGAATATGCCTATAACTCTAAGGACAGGCTAGAGAGAAAAACCGACTATAAAGACGGGGAACTCAGGGGCATCTTAGACGAGTATAGAGGTGAAGAGGTACTGTTCTTAGGTGATGGGAGCATTCATTATAGAGAACTGATAAAAGATATTATGGGTGATAAATGTTTTTTTACAAGTAATTCACTATCTCTTCCTAGAGCTTCTGTTATGGCTGAAATCTGCTTTGACATGCCTGAGGACAATGTTTTTCGGCTAGAGCCATTTTACCTGAGCAAAACCCAGGCCGAACGAAACAGAGAGAAAAATAAAAATTGA
- a CDS encoding TIGR02206 family membrane protein: protein MNRFELFSKEHFFYLAAYSLITLIFIIISLKVRDKKSFARNSATIIGILKLSELAYRFVILGDPIRFLLPLHLCNLTLIMAIIAMITKNKFFLNLTYFWSAGTIFALLTPEVKINFPHLLNISFFSTHFYLIFSAVYCVKVFNFKPDFKNLLKAFKYVNLAFIIIFFINLALKTNYMFVNYKPTFKSPLDYMGPWPYYIIVLEIITFVCFLVMYLPFYTKKR, encoded by the coding sequence TTGAACAGGTTCGAACTTTTCAGCAAAGAACATTTTTTTTACCTGGCAGCCTACTCTCTTATTACTCTTATTTTTATCATCATCTCTTTGAAGGTCAGGGATAAAAAGAGCTTTGCTAGAAATTCTGCCACGATTATAGGGATTTTAAAACTCTCAGAGTTGGCTTACAGATTCGTAATTTTAGGGGATCCTATCAGGTTCTTACTTCCACTGCATCTTTGCAATCTGACTCTTATAATGGCAATAATTGCAATGATTACTAAAAACAAGTTTTTTTTAAACCTTACATATTTCTGGAGTGCCGGAACGATATTTGCCCTCCTTACACCAGAAGTGAAGATCAACTTTCCCCATCTTCTAAATATTAGTTTTTTTTCCACACATTTTTATCTTATTTTTTCTGCTGTGTACTGTGTGAAAGTTTTTAATTTTAAGCCAGACTTTAAAAATCTTTTAAAGGCCTTTAAGTATGTAAATTTAGCCTTTATAATAATTTTCTTTATAAATTTAGCCTTAAAAACAAATTATATGTTTGTAAACTATAAACCGACCTTTAAAAGTCCCCTAGACTATATGGGACCTTGGCCATATTATATTATAGTCCTAGAGATTATAACCTTTGTCTGTTTTCTCGTAATGTACCTGCCTTTTTATACTAAAAAAAGGTAG
- the rpmE gene encoding 50S ribosomal protein L31, producing the protein MRKGIHPNYHVVTVDCTCGERFETRSTYSKGDEIKVAVCSKCHPFYTGKAKFIDAAGRVDKFNKKYGMKK; encoded by the coding sequence ATGAGAAAAGGAATTCATCCTAATTATCATGTAGTTACTGTTGATTGCACATGTGGGGAAAGATTTGAAACTAGATCAACTTATTCAAAAGGTGATGAAATCAAAGTAGCTGTATGTTCAAAGTGTCATCCATTCTACACTGGTAAAGCGAAGTTTATCGACGCTGCTGGTAGAGTAGACAAGTTCAACAAAAAGTACGGAATGAAAAAATAA
- a CDS encoding viroplasmin family protein translates to MGKKVYAYLLESNNKKGICDTWDQCKKIVLGKKALYRSFEDINQAKKWLENPQSKPKTKKSKKFYAYYMVDTQESGITHSWEDCKSYIQAGKSRYKSFKTLEEAEKWLEKGGVYQSKEEIRRALPHGIYFDAGTGRGIGVEVRVTDKMGNSILDRCISSDKINPHGNYLTEDGMTNNFGELLGLYCAMKIALKENIRNIYGDSNLVIYFWSKGIIKRQDQKEETLKLADLVIELRKKYESLGGKIEYISGDINPADLGFHR, encoded by the coding sequence ATGGGGAAAAAAGTTTATGCATATCTCTTGGAGTCTAATAACAAAAAAGGGATTTGTGATACCTGGGACCAGTGTAAAAAAATAGTCTTAGGAAAAAAGGCCTTATATAGATCCTTTGAAGATATAAACCAAGCAAAAAAATGGCTGGAAAATCCGCAAAGCAAACCAAAAACAAAAAAAAGCAAGAAATTTTATGCCTATTATATGGTAGATACTCAGGAAAGTGGAATCACTCACTCCTGGGAGGATTGTAAAAGCTATATACAGGCTGGAAAATCCCGTTACAAATCCTTTAAGACCTTGGAAGAAGCTGAAAAATGGCTGGAAAAAGGTGGGGTTTACCAATCAAAAGAAGAGATCAGAAGAGCACTTCCTCATGGAATATATTTTGATGCTGGTACAGGAAGAGGTATAGGGGTCGAGGTAAGGGTTACAGACAAGATGGGTAATAGTATCCTAGACAGATGTATCTCGTCAGACAAGATCAACCCTCACGGAAACTATCTTACAGAAGATGGTATGACAAATAACTTCGGAGAACTTCTAGGTCTTTACTGTGCTATGAAAATAGCCCTAAAAGAAAATATAAGAAATATTTACGGAGACAGCAATCTCGTAATTTATTTTTGGTCAAAGGGAATAATAAAACGTCAAGATCAGAAAGAAGAAACATTAAAACTGGCCGATCTTGTGATAGAACTGAGAAAAAAATATGAATCCTTAGGCGGTAAAATAGAATATATTTCCGGAGACATCAACCCGGCAGACCTTGGATTCCACAGGTAG
- a CDS encoding glycogen/starch/alpha-glucan phosphorylase, producing MYLDKEKIIDGIKRYLKVDWGKSLKEAEDFEIYQALAKTIMEGISENWEKTSEEYKKGKQAFYLSAEFLMGRALGNNLMNMGVLREVKEVLKELGIKYNQIEEAEDDAGLGNGGLGRLAACFMDSLATLNLPGQGYGIRYKNGIFTQKFEDGFQKEYPETWLKYGDPWSVRKSSDEVIVEFGDQKVRAVPYDTPILGYGTDNVNTLRLWEAAPINDLDLDAFNSQEYEEAVQEKNKAENISRILYPNDSTNEGKKLRLKQQYFFASASLQDILKSFKRIHGKDYEKLVDYVAIQLNDTHPVIAIPEMMRLLYDVEGISWTRAWNIVENIFSYTNHTILKEALEKWWIELYREVLPRIYDITYRIHIELLQSLEKQYPEDRKKHEKMSVIQGDLIHMAWMAIYGSKTINGVAELHTELLKNQELKEWYKLYPKKFQNKTNGITQRRWLLFSNEELSNFITKLIGDEWITDLSQLKKLEKYKDNKKILDKFLEIKNLKKTQLSNHLKKVQGIEIDTDSIFDVQVKRLHEYKRQLLNIFHIMDLYNKIKENPEMDIYPVTYIFGAKAAPGYFRAKGIIKLINEVAKAVNNDPRVKGRIKIVFVENYRVSLAEKIFPAADISEQISTAGKEASGTGNMKFMINGALTLGTLDGANVEIAQEAGLENNYIFGLKVEDINKLKEKGYNPSKEYESVEGLKKVVDSLIDGTYDDGGTGMFQELYDSLLKGASWHKPDQYFIFKDFAEYRETQRKVNIEYRNQSEWAKKAWINIANGGKFSSDRTIAQYASEIWGIKAKEI from the coding sequence ATGTATTTAGATAAAGAAAAAATAATAGATGGAATAAAAAGATATCTAAAGGTTGACTGGGGAAAATCTTTAAAAGAAGCAGAAGATTTTGAGATTTATCAGGCTCTCGCCAAAACAATAATGGAGGGTATATCTGAAAACTGGGAAAAAACATCAGAAGAATACAAAAAAGGTAAACAGGCCTTTTATTTATCTGCTGAATTTCTCATGGGAAGGGCACTTGGAAATAATCTTATGAATATGGGGGTGCTTCGTGAGGTAAAAGAAGTTTTAAAAGAGTTGGGGATAAAATATAACCAGATAGAAGAGGCAGAAGATGATGCAGGTCTAGGAAACGGCGGACTTGGAAGACTGGCAGCCTGCTTTATGGATTCCTTGGCGACCCTTAATCTGCCTGGACAAGGTTATGGTATAAGATATAAAAACGGAATTTTTACACAGAAGTTTGAAGATGGATTTCAAAAAGAATATCCTGAAACCTGGCTGAAATACGGAGACCCATGGTCTGTTAGGAAATCTAGTGATGAGGTCATTGTAGAATTTGGAGATCAAAAAGTCAGGGCTGTTCCATACGACACCCCTATACTGGGATATGGTACAGATAATGTAAACACCCTTAGACTATGGGAAGCTGCACCTATCAATGACTTGGACTTAGATGCCTTTAATTCACAGGAATATGAAGAGGCTGTACAGGAAAAAAACAAGGCTGAAAATATATCGAGGATACTTTATCCAAATGATTCTACCAACGAGGGGAAAAAACTTAGGCTGAAACAGCAGTATTTTTTTGCATCGGCTTCACTGCAGGATATACTTAAGAGTTTCAAAAGAATACACGGTAAAGATTATGAAAAACTTGTAGATTATGTGGCTATACAGTTAAATGACACCCATCCTGTGATTGCCATACCTGAGATGATGAGGCTACTTTATGATGTAGAGGGTATAAGCTGGACAAGGGCGTGGAATATAGTGGAAAATATATTTTCCTATACCAATCATACTATTTTAAAAGAGGCTCTTGAAAAATGGTGGATAGAGCTTTACAGAGAGGTACTTCCTAGAATTTATGATATAACTTACAGAATCCATATCGAACTTCTTCAGTCCCTGGAAAAACAATATCCTGAGGACAGAAAAAAGCATGAAAAAATGTCTGTTATTCAAGGAGATCTTATACATATGGCTTGGATGGCTATATATGGGTCAAAAACTATAAACGGAGTGGCAGAACTTCACACAGAATTATTAAAAAATCAGGAGCTGAAAGAGTGGTACAAACTTTATCCTAAAAAGTTTCAGAATAAAACCAACGGAATAACCCAGAGGAGGTGGCTTCTTTTTTCAAATGAGGAGCTTTCGAACTTTATCACCAAGCTTATAGGAGATGAATGGATAACTGATTTATCACAGCTTAAAAAACTGGAGAAATATAAAGATAATAAAAAAATACTAGATAAATTTCTTGAGATAAAAAATCTGAAAAAAACACAGCTTTCCAATCATCTGAAAAAAGTTCAGGGGATAGAGATAGACACAGACTCTATTTTTGATGTACAGGTAAAGAGGCTTCACGAGTATAAGAGACAACTCCTTAATATATTTCACATAATGGACCTCTATAACAAGATAAAAGAAAATCCTGAGATGGATATTTATCCTGTGACTTATATTTTCGGTGCCAAGGCGGCTCCGGGATATTTTAGGGCAAAGGGGATAATAAAACTGATAAATGAGGTTGCAAAAGCTGTAAATAATGACCCTAGGGTAAAAGGAAGAATAAAAATTGTTTTCGTGGAAAACTACAGGGTTTCTTTAGCAGAAAAAATATTCCCTGCGGCAGACATTTCAGAACAGATATCTACTGCAGGAAAAGAGGCATCAGGAACTGGAAATATGAAATTTATGATAAATGGTGCTTTGACTCTGGGAACCTTAGATGGTGCCAATGTAGAGATAGCCCAAGAGGCAGGTCTTGAAAATAACTATATCTTCGGACTAAAAGTAGAGGATATAAATAAACTAAAGGAAAAGGGATATAATCCGTCAAAAGAGTATGAATCTGTAGAGGGCCTTAAAAAAGTAGTGGACAGTCTCATAGACGGAACTTATGATGACGGTGGAACAGGAATGTTTCAGGAACTTTATGATTCCCTGTTAAAAGGAGCTAGCTGGCATAAACCAGATCAATATTTTATTTTTAAAGATTTTGCAGAGTACCGAGAGACACAGAGAAAAGTCAACATAGAGTATAGGAACCAAAGCGAATGGGCTAAAAAAGCCTGGATAAATATAGCCAACGGAGGAAAATTTTCTTCTGATAGGACTATAGCTCAATATGCTAGTGAGATATGGGGTATAAAAGCCAAAGAAATATAA
- the tsaE gene encoding tRNA (adenosine(37)-N6)-threonylcarbamoyltransferase complex ATPase subunit type 1 TsaE: MEKTVSFEELDKLAVDLADFSKENDVIALIGDLGTGKTTFIKTLAKELGIEENIKSPTFNYVLEHHGGRLPLYHFDVYRLTDPEEVYEVGYEDYLNNGGLVVIEWADIIESELPKEYIEIKLYYHDDDSRKISVEFIGNSERERELFEYVGFSN; the protein is encoded by the coding sequence ATGGAAAAAACAGTTTCATTTGAAGAACTGGATAAACTGGCAGTTGATCTGGCAGATTTTTCAAAGGAAAATGATGTGATAGCTCTTATAGGGGACTTAGGGACAGGAAAAACTACCTTTATCAAGACCCTCGCAAAAGAGCTGGGTATAGAAGAAAATATAAAAAGCCCCACTTTTAACTATGTACTAGAGCATCATGGGGGGAGACTTCCTTTATACCATTTTGATGTGTACAGACTCACCGACCCTGAAGAGGTATATGAGGTGGGTTATGAGGATTACCTCAATAACGGCGGACTAGTTGTTATAGAGTGGGCGGATATTATAGAGAGTGAACTACCGAAAGAATACATTGAGATAAAACTCTACTATCACGATGATGATAGCAGAAAAATCTCTGTTGAATTTATAGGGAACTCAGAAAGAGAAAGAGAGTTGTTTGAATATGTTGGCTTTAGCAATTGA